The DNA sequence AAAATTATGTGTCCTGATTCTTCTACTAATTGTTTAATTATATTTTTCCGGTGAATTGGTGCATTATCCATAATTAGCACCGATAACTTTTTAAGTGATGGCAATAAATATCTTTCTAACCATCCTTCAAAACCTTCTGCATTTAAACTTCCTGTAAATATCATTGGTGCAATAAAATCTTTTTCTTTCTTTCTTCTTCCTGCTACTAAATTTTCTCTTTTACCCCGTTTTCCTTGTTTATTTCCATAAATTTTTACCCCTTTCTTTGACCAACCATAAACCATAAGGACAAATTATTGTTTCTTCAAATCCTGACTCATCAATAAAAACAAGACTTTTACTACCATACTCTTTGATTACTTTTCCTAAAATTTGGAAATATTCTATTCTTTCTTGTCTATTTCTCTGTTGATAACGAAGCTGTTTTTTTTTCGATTAATTTTCATTTTTTGGAGAGCATAAAATATGGCAGAAGGGCTAACTCCAAATTTCTTAGCTCGATCAATCAATCGAAGATCTCGATTTTGGGCGACATCTTTTTCTAAAGCAAACCAATCAAGTTTACGTTGACGGTGTTCAACTATTGTAGCCTGCAGATTATTTCGATTTAACCATCGATAAATGGAAGTTCTGGAAACTTGAAACAGTTTAGATGCTCTTGTAATACCACCACCGTTTTCCACAAAAGTAACGACTCTAGTTCTCAAATCTAGACTGTAAGGCATAATTTAAAGTTGTTAGAGAAATCAATATTTATTTAATTATATTATTGTTACAGTCTTAATTAAAACTACTATATAACTTGATTCTGGTTTGGCAGATGTGCAAAAAGCTACGGAAAGGCTCGTTAAGTCAACGGTGCGCACTCTAATTAGTGCCATCAAGAATAATGCCAGAAAATTGAGTCTTGCACCATGTTATGGTAGGTGTTGTTTCAAAGTATCCCGAAGTAAGTTAACCTGATTCATAGGAGGATTTGTGTGATTTTTTGTTAACTTCTATCAAACCTGCTGCCTTCCTACATTGCAACCCCTTTCTTTATTTTTTTGTCCTGTACTGAGAATTTCTTGAGCAACTTGATCGCACACAGAATCTTTTCCGCTATCTAAGACTTTAATCATGGTTGCATAATCTTGACTTAATTGATGTTGACGAGAGGAATTAAACAGTAATTCTTCCGCAAGATTGGTAATATTTTCAACGGTGGCTTTTTCTTGCAATAATTCTGGCACAATTTCTGTCATGGAAACTAAATTCACAGGAGACATAAAGGGGATAGAAAAGTTAAGAATTTTACGAGCAACCCACATGGTTAATTTATTAACTTTATAAATAACTATTTGTGGAATTTTTAATAAGCCTAATTCCAGGTTTACTGTTCCTGACTTTGTAATTGCTAAATCTGCTCCTGCTAAAATCTCTAAGGTTTCTCCTTCAAATAAAGTTATTTTTAATTGATTTTGATTGATAACTCTTTCTATTTCTTCTCTATATTTAGCTAAAGATATGGGTAAATAAAATTTAATTTTGGGAAATTTAGCCTGAATTTTTTTTGCAGATTCTATGATTACTGGCAATAAATATTTTAATTCTTGTTGTCGAGATGCAGGTAATAAAACAATCATTTTTTCTGTTTCTTGAATACCTAATTTTTTTCTGGCAGTTTCTCGACTGGGGGCTTTTTTGATTCTATCAGTTAAAGGATGTCCCACATAAGTAACATCAATGCCTTTTTCTTGATAAAATTTAGCTTCTTCGGGAAATATTGCTAATAATTTATCAGTAACTTTAACTAATTGCTCAACATCTTGCCCTAATGGTGTCCAAACCCAGAATTGTGGGCCAATATACCAAATTATAGGAGTATTTGGATATTTTTTCTTTAATGAAGATGCGATCGCAAGATTTGGCCCCACATAATCAATTAAAATAATTGCATCAGGAAGATGAGTTTGTAAATATTTCTTTGCCTTATTTTGCACTTGTAAAGTAGGGATGATGAAAGGCACTGATTCCCATAAACCCACTGAGCCTATAGCCGTAGTATCAGCGATAAGTTTTGCCCCTGCCTCTGCCATTTTTTTGCCCCCTAATCCTTCTATTTCCAGAGAGATATTGAGTTTTTCGGCTTGTTGAAAAAGGGCTTTGACTAATAAACCCCCTTGTAAATCTCCCGAAACTTCCCCTGTACTAATAAAAAGACGCATACTAACCCACCGTGAGCAAAACAAGACTGATTTTAACAAAATTTCGTCTCTTTTTAACGGCTCATTTTGATGGTGGC is a window from the Cyanobacterium sp. Dongsha4 genome containing:
- a CDS encoding IS630 transposase-related protein codes for the protein MPYSLDLRTRVVTFVENGGGITRASKLFQVSRTSIYRWLNRNNLQATIVEHRQRKLDWFALEKDVAQNRDLRLIDRAKKFGVSPSAIFYALQKMKINRKKNSFVINREIDKKE
- the lpxB gene encoding lipid-A-disaccharide synthase, producing the protein MRLFISTGEVSGDLQGGLLVKALFQQAEKLNISLEIEGLGGKKMAEAGAKLIADTTAIGSVGLWESVPFIIPTLQVQNKAKKYLQTHLPDAIILIDYVGPNLAIASSLKKKYPNTPIIWYIGPQFWVWTPLGQDVEQLVKVTDKLLAIFPEEAKFYQEKGIDVTYVGHPLTDRIKKAPSRETARKKLGIQETEKMIVLLPASRQQELKYLLPVIIESAKKIQAKFPKIKFYLPISLAKYREEIERVINQNQLKITLFEGETLEILAGADLAITKSGTVNLELGLLKIPQIVIYKVNKLTMWVARKILNFSIPFMSPVNLVSMTEIVPELLQEKATVENITNLAEELLFNSSRQHQLSQDYATMIKVLDSGKDSVCDQVAQEILSTGQKNKERGCNVGRQQV
- a CDS encoding transposase, producing the protein MVYGWSKKGVKIYGNKQGKRGKRENLVAGRRKKEKDFIAPMIFTGSLNAEGFEGWLERYLLPSLKKLSVLIMDNAPIHRKNIIKQLVEESGHIILFLPKYSPDLNDIEHDFAALKKMRMYAPSGTSLDEIIRDYCTS